The genomic segment CGCATAAACCAGTGTCAATAATTCTTGCCCTGCCACGGTATTCGGACTACTGGTTAATAACTCTTTTTCCCAAAAGTACGGCAATAGCCAATACGGCGCAAGGCTTCGGTTCCTGGGCCGGACTCTTGTTTTCGGACTTGCAATAGCGAATTGCCGGGAGTGGGTAAATCGCGGATTTTTGATAAACTGGACTTATGTCTGAACTTGTATTTGAAATAGTCGTTATAGTATTAATGCTGGGCGTAAACGCGGTGTTTGCGGCATATGAAATAGCAGTAGCCTCCATTTCCCGTCACAAGCTGGAGACGCTGAGCAGGAGCGGCACTCCGGGAGCCGCAGCTTCCGTGTTCATGAAAGAGCACATGGAAGGCAGTCTGGCTTTGGTGCAGCTGGCAATTACTCTGGCCGGTACAATAGCTGCGGCTACGGGCGGAACGGGCGTGGGCGAATATCTGGTTCCCTATCTTGAGAACGAGTTCGCATTCAGCAATGCGACGTCTGAAATAATCGGCATCGTCTTGTTTGTCCTGCCGTTAAGCGTATTTACAATTATATTTTCAGAGTTGGTGCCTAAAATGTTCGCAATAGAAAACAATGAGGCAATAACACTGGCGCTGTCTCCGGCAATGAGGTTGTTATATGGAATTTGCTATCCGCTGATAAGGGTTTTTGAAAAGGCGGTCCGGGTAATGGTGACGGCCTCACGCAAAGTGTTCCGCATACCCGCCGCCGGAAGCGAGGAAGATGGTCTCGCTGAACTATGGGCCGCCACAGCGCATGCCCGCTCACGCAATATAATTAGCGCCTTTGAGGAAAAGATGGCTAATTCGGCGGTCTTGTTCTCGCGCAAAACGGTAGCGGACGTCATGGTGCCGGCAAAAACAATCTCCTGCATCGTGGCCGATGCCAGTCTTTCAGACGCGCTAATCCGGGCGCACATGGACATGCATACCCGTTTTCCTGTAGTCGGAAAAGATGGGAATATGGACACTGTCTTGGGCTACCTGAATTTTAAGGATATTGTGACCGCCTTGAAAATAAATCCGGCAAACCCCACGGTCAGGGGAATAACCCGCCCGATAAAAAGGATTGCGGCTGATATGCCAATTTCCAGGGCCTTGCAGGAGATGATGGCCGAAAACGCGCATATGGCGATAGTTCTTGAAGGCACGGCGGTGAAAGGGATTGTGACGCTGGAAGATATTATTGAGATGCTGGTCGGAAAAATAACCGATGAATATGACGGGCTGCCGGTCTATATTCATAATTCCGGCTCAAGCCTGATTGTCGGCGGAGGCACTATGCTTTCCGACCTGTATAAAGTATTGAATCTGAACTTGGAGTTACCCGACACGACCTTATCCAACTGGGCAAGGGAAAGGCTGGGAAAGCCGATGCGCGGAGGCGATATCGTCAGGGCTTCCGAGATAGAGGTGTGGATACGCAAAACCAGAAGGCAGCAGTTGCTGGAAGCGATTGTCATGCGCCGGAAAAATTAAATTTGCCATAAAAACCGGGCCAGCCCAGCCCCGCACCAGAGGTCTTCCTTATTTCGGCTGTCCCAATAAATAAGGTAGGGAATCCTGAGTTGCTGGTAAAATGGTTTCACCAGGAAAACAATGTACCGCCGAAGGATTCCCTGACGGCACATTATAACACGTTGTTTTCCGGCGTTCTTTCGCAAATGCCCGGACATCAATTTGAAACCCTTGCCGTAACTTACAAAGCCGACGTTATATATAAGGAACTGTCCACCTGGAACCAGTTCACTGGCCCGCTTTACGCGCAAGCCGCCAAACAAGACAGCCGCCGCGATATGGAAAACAGCCTTTGCGCCCTTAGCGGCAAGCTCTGGCACCTCGGTCTGCCGGATAAAATCCGCACCGGATGACAGGGGCGGGATTAATGGAGAATGCTGATGGATTTGCTGAATT from the Elusimicrobiaceae bacterium genome contains:
- a CDS encoding hemolysin family protein, yielding MLGVNAVFAAYEIAVASISRHKLETLSRSGTPGAAASVFMKEHMEGSLALVQLAITLAGTIAAATGGTGVGEYLVPYLENEFAFSNATSEIIGIVLFVLPLSVFTIIFSELVPKMFAIENNEAITLALSPAMRLLYGICYPLIRVFEKAVRVMVTASRKVFRIPAAGSEEDGLAELWAATAHARSRNIISAFEEKMANSAVLFSRKTVADVMVPAKTISCIVADASLSDALIRAHMDMHTRFPVVGKDGNMDTVLGYLNFKDIVTALKINPANPTVRGITRPIKRIAADMPISRALQEMMAENAHMAIVLEGTAVKGIVTLEDIIEMLVGKITDEYDGLPVYIHNSGSSLIVGGGTMLSDLYKVLNLNLELPDTTLSNWARERLGKPMRGGDIVRASEIEVWIRKTRRQQLLEAIVMRRKN
- a CDS encoding DUF4372 domain-containing protein, translated to MFSGVLSQMPGHQFETLAVTYKADVIYKELSTWNQFTGPLYAQAAKQDSRRDMENSLCALSGKLWHLGLPDKIRTG